The Spinacia oleracea cultivar Varoflay chromosome 2, BTI_SOV_V1, whole genome shotgun sequence DNA segment gtttgtGTTTTAGAAAAAGCGTAAGATATAACATACGTAAGCAAGCTAGATCGTTCATAATGGCCGTTTACATTTAACTTTTGTGGTTAAACTTTATAAACTTTCAGAAATATTTAACTAAAAAAGTGTCGACCAATTAAAACTGTGAATCTATCGATGGTTGATATTACATACTAAAAGAGTGTCAACCAATTAAAACTGTAAATCTATCGATGGTTGATATTACATACGTAGTACTTTTAATTCTTATAAAAGATTAAGCTTGAGGTTAAGGAATAAAGACACGTTATTAGAACAAGCCGAGGGGGAATCTCTAAAGTTTTTCATTCAAAAAGTCAATTGCCACGACCTTGGAGGAAAATTTAATTATGAAAACgtacggagtacatgattaTTATGATAACGTCACTCCTTCATACGATAGTTATACTTGGTATTCCGTATAACATAGTATGGTAATATGGTATTCTACTCCGTAATAAAATACTCCTAGTTGATATTCTTGATTGAGTAATAGTAATAGACTAATTATAGTTGTTGTTTTCTTTATTAGTTTTTCCATTTACAAAGtacaatttttttaatatttaaagtCTAGATTTTGAATTAAGGGCTCATGATTTCCACCAATTGCTCCAAGCTCCACTAGTTGCTAATTCCTGTTAGGGGTTGGAATAGTAAAACTAAAGGTTGCAATTTGGTCCTAACAAAGGGCCATATATCTTTCGTTGTCTTAAGAcgtgttctattcacctgattttcacttatgtttttctgaacttatctgtcTGAatatatctgaacttatctggtGGTATTAGTTTTTGAAATGTCTTTAATTTACCgttaatataaaatttacaaCAGGGGGAGGAAGAAAAGTGACCCGAGTGGAAGTGACAATGGATGGTGGAGACACATGGGACATATGTGAATTGGACCACCAAGAGAGGGGAAGCAAATATGGTAAATTCTGGTGTTGGTGTTTCTGGTCTTTAGAGGTCGAAGTACTAGACTTACTCGGAGCCAAAGAGATTGGGGTCCGTGCTTGGGATGAAAGCCTCAACACCCAACCTGAAAAGCTCATTTGGAATGTCATGGTAAATACTCTGTTATTACTACACATCAACTTTTACCTTTTTTTTCAATTACGAGTAGACCTGATTATTGAACAGAATAATACAATCAGTCTGATAACACGAGTATCATGGTTTATATTTTCACATGGAATGGCAATAATTTGTTGGTAATAGTTGGCCTTAGTTTATGCAAAGTAGTCCTTTAAAAAAATAGAGGGACCTTTGTGCTTGTGAAAGTCAAATCAAAAGTAGGTCCATTGGCCTTTCCTAATTCCTATGGGTGAAAACTTGATTTGTTGGGTTGTGTAATTGGTCCTACAGTTTTTCTGTTGCGTAGCAAATACTTGTATCTTGATTCCTTGCCCCAACTCTGACCTTTCTGCTTCACTACTTGCAACACTACCTGATAAATATGTACTCCAGGAATATAATAATAGAATATGCTACTACTTGTAATTTCAAGTCCACCACAAAAACACTTGTTTAAAATTAGACTAATTAAATAACTTCATTACTTTGGTCAGTTGGTGTATCATATTATATTGGTCTCGCACTTAATCCCGATCTCTTAGCACTTCCGGGAGTGGTGGAAATTATGACACTTTTAGCCGCCTTTAATGACACTTTTGGAATTAGCTTAATAAACCAGTGTGCCACCCACCCTTTTGattcttaattaattaaattaattagttaattaattagctAATTAAAGAGGGATgaatctttctttttctttataactTTTATTTCTAGTCCATCCTTTTCAATTGCAAGTGGCCTAGGGTTATTATTATTCTTTAATTTAGTTGGAGAGCTTGAATTCAATTAGCTTGAAAGTGATTACGccattacggagtattaatcaTAAGCTAATTACAATTTTAATGTCTAATTTGTCGTTTAGTTTAGTATTTGTGTGTTAATAGCTGTAGAATCTTGACTGGCATGTCACTTGATTTATAAAAAGATCGCATCTTTGACCCCTTCCCTCTAACCTTGGAATAAATTATGCACCAATTTTAACTTTAATGGGATCACATGAAGTTACGTTACTACCGTACTACGTAATAACAAATTGGCTGGAGTTGTTAATATCTTTGGATGACCTTCATAGTTCATACAGTGTTACAACTAGCTAGTCTCTTATCAGACTGTCTGACATTTAATAGTCAGCCCTTATTGATACACCAACTGACCAAAGTAATGAAGTTATTTAAAATAGTTCATGTGGTTCGGTGATCGATCTTTGCTACATTCTTATTAGTGGTGAAGTAGCGTAATAAAGAGAGGTTTACGTAGCACGTATACATTCTTAAAAACGatttttaatatattattaGTATGTATTTTTGGAAATGAAGTTTAATTGTGTAATTTGGTACGTGAATGCAGGGTATGATGAACAACTGCTGGTTTCGTGTTAAGACCAACGTGTGCAAGCCTCACAAGGGAGAGATCGGTATCGTGTTCGAACACCCGACCCAACCCGGTAACAAGTCGGGCGGGTGGATGGCCCGTGAACGCCACCTCGAGATCTCCGATTCTGGCCCAACATTGAAGAGGACAGCATCCACCCCATTCATGAACACCACCTCAAAGATGTACTCAATGTCAGAGGTGAAGAAACACAACACTGCTGACTCAGCTTGGATTGTAGTCCATGGAAATGTCTACAACGCGACCCGGTTCCTAAAGGATCACCCGGGTGGGTCAGACAGTATCCTCATCAATGCAGGAACCGACTGCACCGAAGAGTTCGATGCAATTCACTCAGACAAGGCCAAGAGGCTTCTAGAAGATTTCAGGATAGGTGAGTTGATCTCAACGGGCTACACCTCTGACTCGTCCTCGCCCGGTAACTCAGTCCATGGCGGGTCGGTTTACTCCGGGTTAGCCGGGTTAGCCCCAATTACAGAAGCGGTTCCATTACGTAATGTTGCTTTAAACCCACGGGTTAAGATCCCATGCAAACTTATTGAGAAAGTTTCACTTTCCCATGACGTAAGAAGGTTCCGATTCGGGTTACCCTCTGAAGACCAGGTGTTGGGTTTACCTGTAGGAAAACACATCTTCCTTTGTGCTAATGTTGATGATAAGCTTTGTATGAGAGCTTATACTCCATCAAGTACCATTGATGTGGTTGGGTACTTTGATCTTGTGGTTAAGGTTTACTTCAAGGATGTTCACCCTAGGTTCCCTAACGGTGGGGTGATGTCACAACATCTAGACTCACTTTCTTTGGGCTCGATTGTTGACGTGAAAGGCCCATTGGGCCATATTGAGTATTTAGGAAAGGGGAATTTCACAGTCCATGGAAAGCCCAAGTTTGCTAAAAAGCTTGCTATGATATCAGGTGGGACCGGGATTACCCCGATTTATCAGGTGATGCAGGCAATACTGAAAGATCCTGAGGATAAGACTGAGATGCATGTTGTGTATGCAAATCGGACGGAGGAGGATATCTTGCTTAGAGAAGAGCTTGATAAATGGGCTGATGAGTTTAGAGATCGGGTTAAAGTATGGTACGTTGTTGAAAAGGCGGAGGAAGGGTGGAAATATGATACCGGGTTTATATCTGAGAAGATACTTAGAGATCACGTGCCGGCGGTTGGGGATGATGTGTTGGCACTCACGTGCGGTCCTCCTCCTATGATTCAATTTGCGGTTCAACCTAACTTGGATAAGATGGGTTTTGATATTAAGGAACAGTTGTTGATTTTTTGAAAGTACTGTTACGTTGGGAAGTGAATTTACTACACTACCCCTGAAGATATTTGTGTTACGTGCACATTGCAATATCGACGTGTGTAACACATGCGTTGTGCTTTCGAATGTATAGTAGAAGTTGGGTAAAATGGAGTATATGAACACTACTATATGTATTCTATGTATGTAATGTAATTTGTGGagctttttcttctttctttacccggtgaaattatgtgaatataagTGCTCCACTAGATTGTTTGTTGATAAGCTTTTTGTTGTCCTTATGAAAATTGGTTGATGGAGGAAGAAGTATGTAGAAGGAAGAAATTCAAGTAGCTAAGGTTTATGTATTGTAAGAGGGAGATTACTATTTGGTAGTCTCCATTTACCATATTATTATTGTATAAATAATGGTTCTTGAATATTCATTCTTTTCTTTTACATAAAAAGTTGTACATTGCTTATTTGGTCTGGTGATAGTAAAAACATCTTTGGTCTGGTGGCTGGTTTCAAACGTGATCTAAGCATACTGATCTTTAACGTTAACCACTAGAACAAGATCAAGATCTTATTGGTCATTTCGTGTTAGTTGGTTATCATTTCTCTCATTTGAATGTGTGACATTCATTTTGTTTATAGAATTGATCAATTCAATTAAAGATTTTGCAAGAAAAGACAAACAAAATGACATCACCAACATAATCAAGGAATTAAGAGTTGATACTCCATAAAATATACACCATCACCACACAAAAATAAAGTCATACTCATAACTTGGTTTATAAGTAATTGTTATACGGAAGTTCATACCGTACAACTAGCATGATGGAAGGAAGATAGGTATTGGTGCAATTGAGTTGATACGTCAACAAATAAATTTAatcaaaatcattaattaaaGGTATGTTCTGTATTACTGTAAGTACTAAATTTTTGGTTTTATACTTTTGAAAGTCTTATGATTTAGATTAAACAGTAAATTTAAAGTAGTCGATCATATATACAATAGTCGTATGCTTACTTGTTACACTTGTGTACTTTGGGAGTTTACTTGTATCTCTCTTGCTAAAAATCTAGTGATTGGTATGTGATAGAGATTTATAAGTCACAAATGACCTCAGTTGAACAGTGTAGCGTGAATAACATAATTTCGTGCTTAATTACAGTCGAAGTATTCTTCATTCTTAAGTCACTATTGACCTCAATTTTTGAACAATCTTgcaaatactccgtattattcaTGTATAATTATTTTGCAtgtcttttccaaaatttatgCATTTCAATTTTGTACTTCAATATGtaataaaatttgtattttgtacgtGAAGTAGACAAATGACAATTAATGTAATTAGGAATTGTTATTGATTATTTTCTACAACTATTGTTCCTTGTTTTCTCATGAAAATGGTTTATAAGGAATAGTGAGGGTTCACaataataaaaaagttgatGTTTTGTTTGAAAGATTGTGAGGCACAATCGATAACCTCTCTGCCTATGAAAGTGCacacaaaaatattattaattcttaGATGTAAACACAAATAATTATTGAGAATTTTCTCTATAAATTGTGTAAGATTATCCATATTATACTCTATACCCGTATTTTATGCAATCGATACGTACTCCGTACTACACTACTACTACTAGTGCACTAGTTACTAGTTAGCCAagttttaggtttttttttttggtaatttgtGAAGTTGTTACACATATTTTAATGTTTGGTGAACGGAAGGGGCAAGAAGCCAAGAAGCCCAACAAGCCAGCTTAGCCCCTCTGTTATAGTCTTCACTCTCCGTGGGCCCTCTTCCTTTGTCATGGCCCGAAACCAATCCATTTCATGCTTAATTAactatatttaaatatatttataagcaaaaataaaaatatgttttatatttaatATTATTATGCACTTTTCAACGTTATTTAGTCAGTTCATATCATTGAGAAATGTCGTCTTCATAAGGAGCAATGAAAGATCTTCACCTTATCCTTGTACTCCTAAACTATAACCCAAATTGCTATGGGGTGACGCCATTGTTTTGTCGTTTACCTAATGTCATAAATTCATTGATAGTTATGCgtattcaacttctcttttgtTCTTTCTAATATCTTgccaattttaaaaataaaataaaatacaatgCCTATAGATCTTACTAGAGGTGTAGGAGTTAAAGATGAatgcaaataattagaataaactaAATATTTACATATAAGTGAcataaatctttttttttttagaggtAAGATCAGATAACTTACTAATTCGTATCTCGCACATGTATTTTCAGCGAAATTTTCAGGTCAGACATATTGAACTAAGGGACATTATAAGAGAAATCTCCATCTTCAAAGAGCCCCTAGCGGTTCGCCGGTTTAATTCCATGAATAGCCTTGAGGTTATGAGGTCAAGCCTCTAGCTTGGTATATGAGCGATATACATATTGAAAAAGGGTGTAGAATTGTAATTGGCTTAATGTTTCGTTgagaataaaattaaaagacaTGCAATTGATTAACCTGTTCCATAAGTTATTTACATTTACTATTCGCATAAAAACTTTAACCTAATtgttaatgtttatttttatattctTGATGATGCTAGATCGCTCATAGTATAGTATATACTTATACGTATAATAAGATATTAAATTAAACGGCAACATCACATTCGAATACTTGGTGTTAAACTCCAGAGACTTGGGAGCAAATTGGAAGGAGTCATTTGGCAAATGTGTGTTTAAAACTAAGAATTTGTCACCCTCTTAAAGATCTACCTACCTACTTACCTAGTGCTTGTCTAATGTAATCCCCACTTGTTCAAATTTTTATCATTGGTGTTGCTTTAATACTCATATCAAAtcaacaatttttattttcttttacgaATTCTTACGAGTGGTATTTTATAAATTCTTAGGTGCAACCGGTAGATATTTGTAATTGGATTAGATATTTCGTTAATAGTttaatttatcaattttttttgataaaagtaCACGGAAAGGAGAGGAAGGGTTGACCTGCATGTTGCATGCCGTGTTGAAACTCATTTGTATCCACTAATTAAGTGTTGTTCTATTTTGGAGAAATATATATGAGAGAAAATAACAACTTATAATATAAATGAATTACTCTCCTTATTGtcaaaaaattttaatttttataaatgtaTCAGACTCGATCCCATTCACATTTCTCTATTATAATAATTGTAACCTATATTTTCAATCACATAATTAACTCAATGAGTATGAATTATCTAATTATTTATGTAGATTACTACTTTGTTGGTGCTTAATTAGGCTACACAAGTGTTAATCGCGCGTCTCCATTAGCTTCTAATCATTTTAAGCCACTTGAACTAATAAACATCTATTGTTGTTT contains these protein-coding regions:
- the LOC110786500 gene encoding nitrate reductase [NADH] — protein: MAASVDRQYHPAPMSGVVRTPFSNHHRSDSPVRNGYTFSNPPSSNGVVKPGEKIKLVDNNSNNGSNNNNNRYDSDSEEDDDENEMNVWNEMIKKGNSELEPSSVDSRDEGTADQWIERNPSMIRLTGKHPFNSEPPLTRLMHHGFLTPVPLHYVRNHGPVPNAKWEDWTVEVTGLVKRPIRFTMDQLVNDFQSREFPVTLVCAGNRRKEQNMTKQSIGFNWGSAAVSTSVWRGVPLRDVLKRCGVMSSLKGALNVCFEGAEDLPGGGGSKYGTSVKREFAMDPARDIILAYMQNGEKLSPDHGYPVRMIIPGFIGGRMVKWLKRIIVTTTESDNYYHYKDNRVLPSHVDAELANSEAWWYKQEYIINELNVNSVITSPCHEEILPINAWTTQRPYTMRGYAYSGGGRKVTRVEVTMDGGDTWDICELDHQERGSKYGKFWCWCFWSLEVEVLDLLGAKEIGVRAWDESLNTQPEKLIWNVMGMMNNCWFRVKTNVCKPHKGEIGIVFEHPTQPGNKSGGWMARERHLEISDSGPTLKRTASTPFMNTTSKMYSMSEVKKHNTADSAWIVVHGNVYNATRFLKDHPGGSDSILINAGTDCTEEFDAIHSDKAKRLLEDFRIGELISTGYTSDSSSPGNSVHGGSVYSGLAGLAPITEAVPLRNVALNPRVKIPCKLIEKVSLSHDVRRFRFGLPSEDQVLGLPVGKHIFLCANVDDKLCMRAYTPSSTIDVVGYFDLVVKVYFKDVHPRFPNGGVMSQHLDSLSLGSIVDVKGPLGHIEYLGKGNFTVHGKPKFAKKLAMISGGTGITPIYQVMQAILKDPEDKTEMHVVYANRTEEDILLREELDKWADEFRDRVKVWYVVEKAEEGWKYDTGFISEKILRDHVPAVGDDVLALTCGPPPMIQFAVQPNLDKMGFDIKEQLLIF